In one window of Carassius carassius chromosome 38, fCarCar2.1, whole genome shotgun sequence DNA:
- the LOC132119010 gene encoding protein CIST1-like, with protein MIFSVVIFILISVAAPEGTSTIPSTVMSATETQQPSSSTVQSTHPPDTSESQTTTQPIIVQQTTQMDVTNNTQTATSQSTWNKTSELTTSELKITAVNSSEMTFPAEPNSTANYTALGDRKEQYLATNPGLVAVLCIFCIVVAVVVVVVIVKTVRSRRPQFERLDDVPMGKVNEEAPFARYPPK; from the exons ATGATCTTCTCAGTAGTTATTTTCATACTTATTTCTGTTGCGGCACCAGAAG GTACTTCAACAATCCCAAGCACTGTTATGTCAGCTACAGAGACACAGCAGCCCAGCAGTTCAACAGTCCAGTCCACACACCCTCCAGATACTTCTGAGTCACAGACCACAACACAACCTATCATAGTTCAACAAACAACACAGATGGATGTCACAAACAACACTCAGACAGCCACTTCACAATCTACCTGGAACAAGACATCTGAACTGACAACATCCGAGCTGAAAATCACCGCCGTCAACTCTAGTGAAATGACATTTCCAGCAGAACCAAACAGCACAGCCAACTACACAG CTCTGGGAGACAGAAAAGAACAATATTTGGCAACAAATCCAGGGCTGGTTGCAGTGctgtgtattttctgtattgtggTGGCTGTAGTTGTTGTGGTTGTGATAGTGAAGACGGTTCGCTCCAGGAGACCACAGTTTGAGAGGCTTGATGATGTACCTATG GGCAAGGTAAATGAAGAAGCACCGTTTGCCCGCTACCCTCCAAAATAA